A portion of the Candidatus Fermentibacter sp. genome contains these proteins:
- a CDS encoding membrane dipeptidase gives MKGGRDGVFDAHVDTLLKADDASWVTGGSGQIHFDLPRAEASGVGTVVAAICAEAWKDPAKAFRKGMDAWKGIGSTRVEILLGLEGCESIAAGWITDDELACVSIASLTWNGMNSYGGGIGTDEDLTPAGRKLAGRLIRSGILVDVSHLCDRSRASVLSMGLPVVATHCNCRRYCDIPRNLPDDDIREIARLGGVVGITLVPDFLGADAGMGTVLDHVRHAVDVAGIEHVGFGSDFDGVTNLPSGITGCESWPSILSYLAGAGFKEIDVHRMAGSNWRRVFNQIRGRR, from the coding sequence ATGAAGGGCGGGCGGGACGGCGTATTCGACGCCCATGTCGACACGCTCCTGAAGGCCGACGATGCCTCCTGGGTCACCGGCGGTTCCGGACAGATCCACTTCGACCTGCCCAGGGCGGAGGCTTCGGGTGTCGGAACGGTCGTGGCGGCCATCTGCGCCGAGGCCTGGAAGGATCCGGCGAAGGCATTCCGAAAGGGCATGGACGCCTGGAAGGGCATCGGCTCGACGCGCGTAGAGATCCTGCTCGGGCTGGAGGGATGCGAATCCATCGCCGCGGGCTGGATCACCGACGACGAGCTCGCGTGCGTCTCCATCGCGAGCCTAACATGGAACGGCATGAATTCCTACGGCGGCGGGATCGGCACCGACGAGGACCTGACGCCCGCCGGGAGGAAGCTCGCCGGCAGGCTCATCAGATCAGGCATCCTCGTGGATGTATCGCACCTCTGCGACAGGTCGCGGGCTTCGGTGCTCTCGATGGGTCTGCCGGTCGTGGCGACCCACTGCAACTGCAGGCGCTACTGCGACATCCCGAGGAACCTGCCGGACGACGACATCCGTGAGATCGCCCGCCTGGGCGGAGTGGTCGGCATCACCCTCGTTCCCGACTTCCTGGGGGCCGACGCGGGGATGGGAACGGTGCTCGACCATGTCCGGCATGCCGTGGACGTCGCAGGCATCGAGCACGTCGGTTTCGGCAGCGATTTCGACGGGGTGACGAACCTGCCCTCGGGCATCACGGGCTGCGAGTCGTGGCCCTCGATCCTCTCGTACCTGGCCGGCGCCGGTTTCAAGGAGATCGACGTGCACAGGATGGCCGGATCCAACTGGAGGCGCGTCTTCAACCAGATCAGGGGGCGGCGTTGA
- a CDS encoding riboflavin kinase, which produces MKVLALGGFDGLHRGHMAIVERAVSISPDASVLCFEPVPRQVLACAKHARLTTPGERRKILSEAGLCGLVVHPFDGATMASGPCEFLDAILESCCFEQIVVGYDFGFGSGRAGSAPTLRAWCSERSVGLHVVDPVCHGGEPVKSRRIRLLVSQAGLDEAAELLGREYSALGAVSRGTGLSSKLGFPTLNVRVPEAKLLPPPGSYAATVDLDGSVRPAAVFIPRGDACICEAHIPGWSGDAYGRAAWIGFRWFLRPPESGLTSGELTGRIARDVERVLEVVKG; this is translated from the coding sequence TTGAAGGTCCTGGCTCTGGGCGGTTTCGACGGGCTCCACAGGGGCCACATGGCCATCGTGGAGCGGGCTGTCAGCATCTCTCCGGACGCGTCGGTGCTGTGCTTCGAACCCGTGCCCCGGCAGGTCCTGGCCTGCGCGAAGCATGCGAGGTTGACGACGCCCGGCGAAAGACGCAAAATCCTCTCGGAAGCGGGTCTCTGCGGTCTGGTCGTGCACCCCTTCGACGGTGCCACGATGGCCTCGGGTCCGTGCGAGTTCCTGGACGCCATTCTGGAATCATGCTGCTTCGAGCAGATCGTCGTTGGCTATGATTTCGGCTTCGGCTCGGGGAGGGCGGGTTCCGCCCCCACGCTGAGGGCGTGGTGCAGCGAGAGGTCCGTGGGCCTCCATGTGGTCGATCCGGTGTGTCACGGCGGGGAGCCGGTGAAGAGCCGCCGGATAAGGCTGCTGGTTTCGCAGGCCGGGCTGGACGAGGCTGCGGAACTCCTGGGAAGGGAATACTCGGCCCTCGGGGCCGTTTCGAGGGGCACGGGCCTGAGCAGCAAGCTCGGATTCCCGACCCTGAATGTCCGGGTGCCCGAAGCCAAGCTCCTCCCGCCACCGGGGAGCTACGCGGCAACGGTGGATCTGGACGGATCGGTCCGTCCCGCGGCGGTTTTCATACCCCGCGGGGATGCCTGCATCTGCGAGGCTCACATACCGGGCTGGTCGGGAGATGCGTACGGGAGAGCCGCCTGGATAGGGTTCCGGTGGTTCCTGAGGCCGCCCGAGAGCGGCCTGACGAGTGGTGAACTGACAGGTAGGATCGCTCGTGATGTCGAGCGGGTTCTGGAGGTAGTGAAGGGATGA
- the rpsO gene encoding 30S ribosomal protein S15 has protein sequence MSITAEKKAELVKTFGASESDTGKPEVQIAIMSERIRELTEHSKRHPHDSNGRRGLLKLVGKRRRLLQYLESTEVERYRKIVNDLGLRR, from the coding sequence ATGAGCATCACAGCCGAGAAGAAGGCCGAGCTGGTGAAGACCTTCGGTGCGAGCGAGAGCGACACCGGCAAGCCGGAGGTCCAGATAGCGATAATGTCCGAGCGCATCCGGGAGCTCACCGAGCACAGCAAGCGCCATCCCCACGACAGCAACGGCAGGCGCGGCCTCCTGAAGCTCGTGGGCAAGCGCCGCAGGCTCCTCCAGTACCTCGAATCCACCGAGGTGGAGCGCTACAGAAAGATCGTGAACGACCTGGGTCTGAGGAGATAG
- the lptE gene encoding LPS assembly lipoprotein LptE: MAGSVTRGALSLAAAAILAASAGCAYSFTGNLPGHLSTVRVAQFRSSVQEYGLEQELNSLFVSELISGGRLSVVTESPDALVECQVTGFFRTPYSFSASEEIEEYKLEMRVSLEFTDLVMDRSILDDEPVDEWIVYDPDLEEYSTAKQRLLGIVAEEMARRCISGW; the protein is encoded by the coding sequence ATGGCGGGTTCGGTCACACGGGGCGCGCTTAGTCTCGCGGCTGCCGCCATCCTCGCAGCCTCGGCCGGGTGCGCCTACAGCTTCACGGGCAACCTCCCCGGGCATCTCTCCACCGTCCGCGTTGCCCAGTTCAGGAGCTCCGTCCAGGAATACGGGCTCGAGCAGGAGCTGAACTCGCTCTTCGTCTCGGAGCTGATCTCGGGCGGACGCCTGTCGGTGGTCACCGAGTCCCCGGACGCCCTCGTGGAATGCCAGGTGACGGGCTTCTTCAGGACCCCCTACTCCTTCTCGGCATCGGAGGAGATCGAGGAGTACAAGCTCGAGATGAGGGTGTCCCTAGAGTTCACGGACCTCGTGATGGATCGGAGCATCCTCGACGATGAACCCGTGGACGAATGGATTGTGTATGATCCCGACCTGGAGGAATACTCCACGGCGAAACAGCGCCTCCTCGGCATCGTGGCAGAGGAGATGGCGAGGCGGTGCATCTCTGGATGGTGA
- the truB gene encoding tRNA pseudouridine(55) synthase TruB, whose amino-acid sequence MTLDPRGGRGAVYLLDKPSGCTSRRAAAGVARFWGYRRFGHAGTLDPSASGVLPVLLGCATRLSAYLSGHEKRYSFEVVTGIETDSLDSEGTVVGRADPVTPAPDDLARVLERFEGVFEQKVPAFSAVKIGGLASFRIARAGGSPETPSRRVTARSWEIQWISDGRFRLAVTVSPGTYIRALASDIGAALGCGAHAAGIVRESYGAFTRAECAAGPDSPGSLLAPAQAMRGYPARVLTGEEASRVSHGNPVEDATVGTVALLEGPGGELLAVGTGDGRFIRPVTVLPACPERS is encoded by the coding sequence ATGACCCTCGATCCCCGTGGGGGCCGCGGGGCCGTCTACCTGCTGGACAAGCCGTCGGGATGCACCTCGAGGAGGGCCGCGGCGGGAGTCGCACGATTCTGGGGATACCGCAGGTTCGGACATGCCGGGACTCTCGATCCCTCTGCATCCGGAGTGCTGCCAGTCCTCCTCGGGTGTGCGACGAGGCTTTCGGCCTACCTGTCGGGGCACGAGAAGCGCTACTCCTTCGAGGTCGTCACGGGCATCGAGACGGATTCCCTCGATTCGGAGGGCACCGTCGTCGGCAGGGCCGATCCGGTGACTCCGGCCCCCGATGATCTCGCGAGGGTCCTCGAGCGGTTCGAGGGCGTATTCGAACAGAAGGTGCCGGCCTTTTCGGCCGTCAAGATAGGCGGCCTGGCCTCCTTCCGCATCGCGAGGGCCGGCGGTTCGCCCGAAACGCCTTCGCGCCGCGTGACCGCCCGATCCTGGGAGATCCAGTGGATCAGTGACGGGAGGTTCAGGCTCGCTGTCACCGTGTCTCCGGGCACCTACATCAGGGCTCTCGCCTCGGACATCGGGGCGGCCCTGGGCTGCGGCGCCCATGCCGCCGGCATCGTCAGGGAATCGTACGGAGCCTTCACCAGGGCGGAGTGTGCTGCCGGGCCCGATTCCCCCGGCTCCCTGCTCGCCCCGGCACAGGCGATGAGGGGATATCCCGCAAGGGTCCTGACCGGGGAGGAGGCATCCCGGGTGTCGCACGGGAACCCGGTGGAGGATGCCACCGTGGGGACGGTCGCGCTGCTCGAAGGGCCGGGAGGGGAGCTCCTCGCCGTGGGAACCGGCGACGGGCGGTTCATAAGGCCCGTGACCGTGCTCCCGGCATGCCCGGAACGCTCTTGA
- the nusA gene encoding transcription termination factor NusA, with amino-acid sequence MSNYDRIDALARLVREKGVNKEVLVRSLFQALMKATELEYGSPQDIRISWDHQLGDVRLEAVMEVVENVEEGSEHLQIARKKARKIKPDAENGEKISMPVDISEFQRSSVNVFRQEFLTLVRMAEREQVQHEYEDKIGHIIPRCRVQQVYRNRVLVQVAGRIEAVVPAEERARGERYNQNDPILPVLIRVEKPDSMEPQLVLSRATPLLVKRLFEREAPEIEEGVVEVRAIAREPGVRTKLAVASNDHRVDAVGTFVGVKGSRVQAVMRELNGERIDIIPWTMDRRVLVTHALLPATVLNVDQTRETDPETGEERIRMIAIVPDDHLSLAIGKNGHNVRLAGELVGSRIDIETQSLWEEQKRWEEMLRVEASEIPGISEKLLERLRVSGYDSANSIAEVTEEDLLKVHGIGPVKVGQIHQEARRLVEKRAIEVEALRAEHEAGRAASDGAGQGGGDD; translated from the coding sequence GTGTCGAACTACGACAGGATTGACGCTCTCGCGAGGCTGGTCAGAGAAAAGGGCGTGAACAAGGAGGTCCTCGTCAGGAGCCTGTTCCAGGCCCTGATGAAGGCCACCGAACTCGAGTACGGAAGCCCGCAGGACATCAGGATCTCGTGGGATCACCAGCTCGGCGACGTCAGGCTGGAAGCCGTGATGGAGGTCGTCGAGAACGTCGAGGAGGGCAGCGAGCACCTCCAGATAGCCAGGAAGAAGGCCCGGAAGATCAAGCCCGACGCCGAGAACGGCGAGAAGATCTCGATGCCGGTCGACATCTCCGAGTTCCAGCGCTCATCCGTCAACGTGTTCAGGCAGGAGTTCCTGACCCTGGTCAGGATGGCGGAGCGCGAACAGGTCCAGCACGAGTACGAGGACAAGATCGGCCACATCATCCCCAGGTGCCGTGTCCAGCAGGTCTACAGGAACAGGGTCCTGGTCCAGGTCGCCGGGCGCATCGAGGCCGTCGTGCCCGCCGAGGAGCGGGCCAGGGGCGAGCGCTACAACCAGAACGACCCGATCCTCCCCGTCCTCATCAGGGTCGAGAAGCCCGATTCGATGGAGCCCCAGCTCGTCCTCTCCAGGGCCACGCCTCTCCTGGTCAAGCGGCTCTTCGAGCGCGAAGCCCCCGAGATCGAGGAGGGCGTCGTCGAAGTCCGGGCCATAGCCCGCGAGCCGGGCGTCAGGACCAAGCTCGCGGTGGCGAGCAACGACCACAGGGTCGATGCAGTGGGAACCTTCGTGGGAGTGAAGGGGAGCAGGGTCCAGGCCGTGATGAGGGAGCTCAACGGCGAGAGGATCGACATCATCCCCTGGACCATGGACCGCAGGGTGCTCGTCACCCACGCCCTCCTGCCCGCTACGGTGCTCAACGTCGACCAGACGCGCGAGACCGATCCGGAAACGGGCGAGGAGCGGATCAGGATGATCGCGATAGTCCCCGACGACCACCTCTCCCTCGCCATCGGCAAGAACGGCCACAACGTCAGGCTTGCCGGCGAGCTGGTGGGCTCGAGGATAGACATAGAGACGCAGTCCCTCTGGGAGGAGCAGAAGCGCTGGGAGGAGATGCTCAGGGTCGAAGCCTCCGAGATCCCGGGGATAAGCGAAAAGCTCCTGGAGCGCCTGAGGGTCTCCGGGTACGACTCGGCCAACTCGATAGCGGAGGTCACCGAGGAGGATCTCCTCAAGGTGCACGGCATCGGGCCGGTCAAGGTCGGGCAGATCCATCAGGAGGCCAGGCGTCTGGTAGAGAAGCGTGCCATCGAGGTCGAGGCGCTCAGGGCGGAGCACGAGGCCGGCAGGGCCGCTTCCGACGGAGCCGGACAGGGCGGTGGAGATGACTGA
- the dut gene encoding dUTP diphosphatase produces MKRILVEVLPHGEGLPLPARATGGSSGFDLLAAVEDPVTILPGGRALVPTGIRVAIPEGYEWQVRPRSGMAAKLGLTVLNSPGTVDSDYRGEVKVILVNHGEGPATIARGDRIAQAVLCEVPAAELARVESLPATGRGDGGFGHTGRA; encoded by the coding sequence TTGAAGAGGATACTCGTCGAGGTCCTGCCCCACGGGGAGGGGCTGCCCCTCCCCGCGAGGGCGACCGGAGGCTCGAGCGGTTTCGACCTCCTGGCCGCGGTTGAGGATCCCGTAACCATCCTCCCTGGCGGCAGGGCGCTCGTCCCCACGGGGATCAGGGTGGCCATCCCCGAAGGGTACGAATGGCAGGTGAGGCCCCGCAGCGGCATGGCCGCGAAGCTGGGCCTCACGGTCCTGAACTCCCCCGGCACTGTCGACTCCGACTACAGGGGAGAGGTCAAGGTCATCCTCGTGAACCACGGCGAAGGTCCGGCAACCATTGCGAGGGGCGACAGGATCGCGCAGGCGGTCCTCTGCGAAGTCCCGGCCGCGGAGCTGGCCAGGGTGGAGAGCCTTCCCGCGACAGGGAGGGGAGATGGCGGGTTCGGTCACACGGGGCGCGCTTAG
- the infB gene encoding translation initiation factor IF-2: MTEQQAEKKQRVYELARELNISSEALIKVLTDMQVVVKSHMSTLTEDQRKSVVSRFEKEKQEARDRASKSKKRKKRRKKAVVSAEAVKAVRDTVAQMGSNAARSQKKRRRRYREEKQERHEKLTASGEGEVLQVTEFTSPSELADLMDVPLSEVIAKCLELGLMTTANQRLDADTLALVAAEFGHHIETVSEYGAESIEKRRVEKSCREVQRAPVVTIMGHVDHGKTALLDRIRSTNVISTEAGGITQHIGAYVANVAGGRSVTFIDTPGHAAFTAMRTRGAQVTDVVVLVVAGDSRVMPQTEEAIDHAKAAGVPIVVAITKMDLPTANPDFIRQDLASHKVLVEEWSGEVQCAEVSAITGQGVDDLLDKILVQADMLDLKACPDRPARATVLEGRVDPYRGTVASILIQDGTLHLGDSFIAGQCTGRVRALYDQNNEPVEEAGPSTPIQLMGCTGVPEAGDSVTVVESEQEAKEIGLRRQIVERERELQSHRKITLEDFFKAAAEGDSTLRLIVKADVQGSAEAIVDTLTRMNTDEVSVDVIRSGAGGIAESDVMLAAASGAVIVGFRVRPDSRARERAAASGVDIQCFSIIYDVEDTVRKALSGLLKPEKREEFLGSAEIRQIFRVPKIGTIAGCYVVGGVVKRNSRFRLVRNGVVVWEGQLSSLKHFKDDRREVAAGYECGIGLEGYADLKSGDTIECYEIVEVSREL; the protein is encoded by the coding sequence ATGACTGAGCAGCAGGCGGAGAAGAAGCAGCGGGTCTACGAGCTGGCCAGAGAGCTCAACATCTCGAGCGAGGCCCTCATCAAGGTGCTCACCGACATGCAGGTGGTCGTGAAGAGCCACATGAGCACCCTGACCGAGGATCAGCGCAAGAGCGTGGTCAGCAGGTTCGAGAAGGAGAAGCAGGAGGCGCGCGACCGCGCGTCGAAGTCCAAGAAGCGCAAGAAGCGCCGCAAGAAGGCGGTCGTGTCCGCAGAGGCGGTCAAGGCTGTGCGCGACACCGTCGCCCAGATGGGCTCGAATGCCGCCCGCAGTCAGAAGAAGCGCCGCAGGCGCTACCGCGAGGAGAAGCAGGAGCGCCACGAGAAGCTGACCGCGTCCGGCGAGGGCGAGGTCCTCCAGGTGACCGAGTTCACCTCCCCCTCCGAGCTGGCGGACCTCATGGACGTGCCTCTCAGCGAGGTCATCGCGAAGTGCCTCGAACTCGGCCTCATGACCACGGCCAACCAGAGGCTCGACGCCGATACGCTCGCGCTCGTGGCCGCCGAATTCGGGCACCACATCGAAACCGTCTCCGAGTACGGCGCCGAATCGATCGAGAAGCGCAGGGTCGAGAAGAGCTGCAGGGAGGTCCAGAGGGCCCCCGTGGTCACGATCATGGGTCACGTCGACCACGGCAAGACCGCCCTCCTCGACAGGATAAGGTCGACCAACGTCATATCGACCGAGGCCGGCGGCATAACGCAGCACATAGGCGCCTACGTGGCGAACGTCGCGGGTGGCAGGAGCGTCACCTTCATCGACACCCCGGGCCATGCCGCCTTCACGGCCATGAGGACCAGGGGCGCCCAGGTGACGGATGTAGTCGTCCTCGTCGTCGCTGGCGACAGCAGGGTGATGCCCCAGACCGAGGAGGCCATCGATCACGCGAAGGCCGCCGGAGTGCCGATAGTCGTGGCGATCACGAAGATGGACCTGCCCACGGCCAATCCCGACTTCATCAGGCAGGATCTGGCCAGCCACAAGGTGCTGGTGGAGGAGTGGAGCGGCGAGGTCCAGTGCGCCGAGGTCAGCGCCATCACGGGCCAGGGCGTGGACGATCTCCTGGACAAGATCCTGGTCCAGGCCGACATGCTCGATCTGAAGGCCTGCCCCGACCGCCCGGCCAGGGCCACGGTGCTCGAGGGCAGGGTCGACCCCTACCGCGGAACCGTCGCCAGCATCCTGATCCAGGACGGGACCCTCCATCTCGGCGACTCGTTCATCGCCGGCCAGTGCACCGGAAGGGTCAGGGCGCTCTACGACCAGAACAACGAGCCCGTCGAGGAGGCCGGCCCCAGCACTCCCATCCAGCTGATGGGCTGCACCGGGGTGCCCGAGGCCGGGGATTCCGTGACTGTGGTCGAGTCCGAGCAGGAGGCGAAGGAGATAGGCCTGAGGCGCCAGATCGTCGAGAGGGAGCGCGAGCTCCAGTCTCACCGGAAGATCACCCTCGAGGACTTCTTCAAGGCCGCCGCCGAAGGCGACAGCACCCTGAGGCTCATAGTCAAGGCCGACGTGCAGGGCTCGGCCGAGGCCATCGTGGACACCCTCACCAGGATGAACACCGACGAGGTGTCGGTCGACGTGATCAGGAGCGGGGCGGGCGGCATCGCCGAGAGCGACGTCATGCTCGCAGCCGCCTCCGGCGCCGTCATCGTCGGCTTCAGGGTGAGGCCCGACTCCAGGGCCCGCGAGCGTGCCGCGGCGAGCGGAGTCGACATCCAGTGCTTCAGCATCATCTACGATGTCGAGGATACCGTCAGGAAGGCTCTTTCCGGCCTCCTGAAGCCCGAGAAGCGCGAGGAGTTCCTGGGTTCCGCCGAGATACGCCAGATCTTCCGCGTCCCGAAGATCGGGACCATAGCAGGGTGCTACGTGGTCGGAGGCGTGGTGAAGCGGAACTCCCGCTTCCGTCTGGTGCGGAACGGCGTGGTCGTGTGGGAGGGCCAGCTCTCGTCCCTGAAGCACTTCAAGGACGACCGCAGGGAGGTCGCCGCAGGCTACGAGTGCGGCATCGGCCTCGAGGGCTATGCCGATCTGAAGTCGGGCGATACCATCGAGTGCTACGAGATAGTCGAGGTGTCGAGGGAGCTCTAG
- the pnp gene encoding polyribonucleotide nucleotidyltransferase — protein sequence MPFKVETMVAGRKLSIETGHLAKQADGAALVRYGDSVVLTAAVSDLEARPGQDFLPLTVEYRERTYAAGKIPGGFFKREGRPSEAEILAARLIDRPIRPLFPEGYGCETQVYCMVISSDSENDPDLLGMIGASASLMLSDIPWKGPVSAVRIGRISDRFVVNPTLAELEETNLDIVVAVRGTDVVMLEGGCSQVPESVVLEAIEIARAEAMRINELQLEIVRQAGREKRTHTPIAIPEGLAQAVEAVAVPEFDGVYGHGRKEMWGQAVDRAVARADELAERFGFQPADDAWRHVRDNVMEKIEKAYVRRKLAVEKIRFDGRSPDQIRNIECEIGLVPRAHGSAVFTRGETQALVAATLGGDSDEQRIDAITGEYTKRFMLHYNFPSFSVGEVKPIRGPGRREIGHGHLAERGIQAVMPDEEAFPYTVRVVSDILESNGSSSMATVCGGTLCLMDAGVPIKAPVAGIALGLAKHGDDYVVLTDIAGVEDHLGEMDFKIAGTRNGVTAVQMDLKIEGISTAMLAEAFEKAKLGREHILGIMQAAIAEPRAELSPYAPRVSTTRINPDKIGKLIGPGGKMIRSIQEEAGVKIDICDDGTVRILSTDSTAAAKAMKMVEDIVGVPQVGKIYEGTVSTVAKFGAFVEIMPGTDGLVHVSEISNERVNEVSDVLKRGDRVRVKVLEIRDDGKINLTMKRVDEDASGESGRS from the coding sequence ATGCCCTTCAAAGTCGAGACGATGGTTGCCGGACGCAAGCTCAGCATCGAGACCGGCCATCTCGCCAAGCAGGCTGATGGCGCGGCCCTGGTCAGATATGGCGACTCCGTGGTCCTCACGGCCGCGGTCTCCGATCTGGAGGCCAGGCCCGGACAGGACTTCCTGCCCCTGACGGTCGAGTACCGCGAGCGCACGTACGCCGCGGGCAAGATCCCCGGCGGGTTCTTCAAGCGCGAGGGCAGGCCCAGCGAGGCCGAGATCCTCGCCGCGAGGCTGATCGACAGACCGATAAGGCCCCTCTTCCCCGAGGGCTACGGCTGCGAGACCCAGGTATACTGCATGGTGATCAGCTCCGACTCCGAGAACGATCCCGACCTGCTGGGAATGATAGGGGCGTCGGCCTCGCTGATGCTCTCCGACATCCCCTGGAAGGGCCCGGTCTCCGCTGTGCGGATCGGCCGCATCAGCGACCGCTTCGTGGTCAACCCCACGCTCGCCGAGCTCGAAGAGACCAATCTCGACATAGTCGTCGCCGTCCGCGGGACCGACGTGGTCATGCTCGAGGGCGGCTGCAGCCAGGTGCCCGAGAGCGTGGTGCTCGAAGCCATCGAGATCGCGAGAGCCGAGGCCATGAGGATCAACGAGCTCCAGCTCGAGATCGTCAGGCAGGCGGGGCGCGAGAAGCGCACCCACACCCCGATCGCCATACCCGAGGGCCTGGCCCAGGCCGTCGAGGCCGTCGCCGTCCCCGAATTCGACGGAGTCTACGGCCACGGGCGCAAGGAGATGTGGGGACAGGCCGTGGACAGGGCTGTCGCCCGCGCCGACGAGCTCGCCGAGCGCTTCGGCTTCCAGCCCGCTGACGACGCCTGGCGGCACGTCCGCGACAACGTGATGGAGAAGATCGAGAAGGCCTATGTCCGCCGGAAGCTCGCGGTGGAGAAGATCCGCTTCGACGGGCGCTCGCCCGACCAGATCCGGAACATCGAATGCGAGATCGGGCTGGTCCCCAGGGCTCACGGTTCCGCGGTCTTCACCCGGGGCGAGACCCAGGCGCTGGTCGCGGCCACTCTCGGCGGCGACAGCGACGAGCAGAGGATCGACGCCATCACTGGCGAGTACACCAAGCGGTTCATGCTGCACTACAACTTCCCGTCCTTCAGCGTGGGCGAGGTCAAGCCCATCAGGGGGCCCGGAAGGCGCGAGATCGGGCACGGCCACCTGGCCGAGCGCGGCATACAGGCCGTCATGCCCGACGAAGAGGCCTTCCCGTACACGGTCCGCGTCGTGTCCGACATCCTCGAGTCGAACGGCTCGTCCTCGATGGCCACGGTCTGCGGCGGCACGCTCTGCCTGATGGACGCTGGGGTCCCCATAAAGGCCCCGGTTGCCGGCATAGCGCTCGGGCTCGCCAAGCACGGCGATGACTACGTAGTGCTGACCGACATCGCCGGTGTCGAGGACCACCTAGGCGAGATGGACTTCAAGATCGCCGGCACCAGGAACGGTGTGACGGCCGTACAGATGGACCTCAAGATCGAGGGCATCTCGACGGCGATGCTGGCCGAGGCTTTCGAGAAGGCGAAGCTGGGCAGGGAGCACATCCTCGGCATCATGCAGGCCGCGATCGCAGAGCCAAGGGCCGAGCTGAGCCCGTATGCCCCCAGGGTGAGCACCACCCGGATCAACCCCGACAAGATCGGCAAGCTGATCGGCCCCGGCGGCAAGATGATCCGCTCCATCCAGGAGGAGGCCGGCGTCAAGATCGACATCTGCGACGACGGCACGGTGCGCATCCTCTCGACCGACTCCACGGCGGCAGCCAAGGCCATGAAGATGGTCGAGGACATCGTCGGCGTCCCGCAGGTGGGCAAGATCTACGAGGGAACGGTCTCGACCGTGGCCAAGTTCGGCGCCTTCGTCGAGATTATGCCCGGCACCGACGGGCTGGTCCACGTCAGCGAGATAAGCAACGAGCGCGTGAACGAGGTTTCCGACGTGCTCAAGAGGGGCGACCGTGTGAGGGTGAAGGTCCTGGAGATCCGGGACGACGGCAAGATCAACCTCACCATGAAGAGGGTCGACGAGGACGCGTCCGGGGAATCCGGCCGCTCCTGA
- the rbfA gene encoding 30S ribosome-binding factor RbfA produces the protein MKERRFQRLTETVRAEIEGILRTEIADPRIGFITVTRVKLSPDATHAFIFFSTLGTDEEKRRSRDAMESAKGYARRLLAERLSLRTVPELHFLQDSSIEEGEEVLRLMRKMDRKDT, from the coding sequence ATGAAGGAGAGAAGGTTCCAGAGGCTCACGGAGACCGTCCGTGCAGAGATAGAGGGAATCCTGCGGACCGAGATCGCCGATCCCAGGATAGGATTCATCACCGTGACCCGCGTGAAGCTGTCTCCCGACGCCACCCACGCGTTCATCTTCTTCTCGACCCTCGGCACCGACGAGGAGAAACGCCGTTCCAGGGATGCCATGGAGTCGGCGAAGGGCTATGCCCGCCGCCTGCTGGCCGAGAGGCTCAGCCTCAGGACCGTGCCCGAACTCCACTTCCTCCAGGACAGTTCGATCGAGGAAGGCGAGGAGGTCCTCAGGCTGATGAGGAAGATGGACCGGAAGGATACATGA